DNA sequence from the Raineyella sp. LH-20 genome:
CCGGCGGGTCCGCACTGACCGCCGTCGAGGCGCTGCGGGAGGCGGGCGCCGAGGTGGTGGCCGTGGCGGTGATCGTCGATCGGGGGACCGGAGCGGCGGAGAAGGTCGCCGAGGCCGGGCTGGAATACCGCTATGCGCTGTCGGCGGCGGACGACCTCGGGCTGGTCTGAGGACGGACATGGTCGGCGCGGACGCGGACTGCTCTCTCTGCGGTCCTCGCGCTCCCGGCGCCCCCTGCACTTCGCGCACTCCGCGCAGGACCTGTGGGCTGCGCCGCAGCCCCGCTAAGCTGGCAGTGCCCCTGCATCGTACGAACAGGAGACCCATGAACGGGCTCATCATCTTCCTCATCCTCCTCGTGCTGGTCGTCATCGGCGTCGTCGGCTGGACGATCGGGGCCTACAACGGCCTGGTCCGTCTGCGCAACCGGGTGCAGGAGTCGTGGCGCCAGATCGACGTCGAGCTGAACCGCCGCTACGAGCTGATCCCGAACCTCGTCGAAACGGTCCGCGGGTATGCCTCGCACGAGCGGGGGACGCTGGAGGACATCGTCCGGCTGCGCAACCAGGCAGCGTCGCTGGCCGCGCAGGGGGGCGCCACTCCGTCGGCCCGGCGGGCTGAGGTCGAGGAGCAGCTGTCCGGGGCCATCAGCGGCCTGATGGTGAGCGTCGAGGCGTACCCGAACCTGAAGGCGAACACGAACTTCCTCGAACTCCAGCGCGCCCTGGCCGAGACCGAGGACCGGATCGCTGCCGGGCGCCGCTACTACAACGCGAACGTACGGGAATACAACACCAAGATCGAGTCGTTCCCGACGAACATGATCGCGGGCAACTTCCACTTCGAGAAGGCCGCCTACTTCGAGGTCAACGAGACGGCACGTACGTCGCCGGACGTGAACTTCGGCGACATCGGCTCCCGTGGTCAGGGGGCGCCGCAGGCGCTGCCACAGCAGCAGTCCGGCACCCCGGCGATGCCGACCGGATGGGGCCAGGGCGAGGGCCAGCAGCAGTACCAGCCGCAGCCCGGTCAGGGGCAGCAGGGTCAGGGGCAGCCCGGCCCCCAAGGGCAGCCCGGGCCGCAGTGGCCGCAGAACCCTCAGCAGTGAGTCGCCGGTCGCGCATCGCGTGATGATCCTTCAGTGGCCCGGGCTTCGGCTCGGGCCACTGGCATTTCGGGTGAGAACTGTTCGCGAAGGCACAATCGGCGTCTGCGTCCAGGGTGCCGGGCCTTTCCCAGGTGGGGAGGTTGGTGGGGACCATCCGGCTAGAGTGAGGGACATGAGCGCCGGTTCGCCCCCGCCTGACCCGTACGCCGTGCCGCCTGGTGTCGACGACTACCACCACCCGCTCGTTCCGCCGAGTCTCCCGTTGACCGCACCCCAGGGTGGCCCCTCGGTTCCCTCGAACCACCCGGCCGCACCGCTGGTGGACCCGGCCGATGCGCGGGCGACTCTCGAGGCGCGCCGCGAGCTCGGGGCCGAGATGGAGCAGGCGCTCGTCGATTCGTTCACCGCCCGGGTCGAGGAGGCGCTGGTCGCCAGGATTGCCTCGGAGGAGGCCGAGCGGGTTCGTCAGCACGAGCTCGCCACAGCGGAGAGCAAGAACCAGATGGTGCTCGGCATCGTCTCGCTCAGCCTGGCGATCCCCCTCACGGCCATCTTCGCCGGCATCAGTGGCATCGTCGGCGGCCTTGTCGTCTGGATCGGCATCGTGCTGGTCAACATGGCGTACGCCCTGCGCAAGGGGCGCCGCTGAGCATGCCTGTGGATGCCCATGCGACCGCGGCCGGCGCCGGATGACCGGGCTTGATCGGCGTACGACCGGGAGCGAGGCCCCGGCGGCTGAGCGCCAGCTACCCGACGGCACGGCACTCGAGGGCCACGCTCCGCAGGACCCGCCGGCCGCCGCCCCCGGCGTCGGCCCGCATCCGCGGCCCTGGCCCGATGATCCGCGGCTGGATCCGGCGCTGCTCGTCGCCGGCGACCACCGCAACGTCGTCGACTCCTACCGCTACTGGAGCGTCGAGGCGATCGTCGCCGACCTGGACACCCGGCGCCATCCGCTGCACATCGCGATCGAGAACTGGGAGCACGACTTCAACATCGGGTCGATGGTGCGCACCGCCAACGCCTTCAACGTCGAGGGCGTGCACATCGTCGGCCGCCGCCGCTGGAACCGCCGTGGCGCCATGGTGACCGACCGCTACCTGCACGTGCAGCACCATCCCGACGCCGCCGACCTGGCCGACTGGGCGCGACAGGGCGGCATCCCCCTGATCGGCGTCGACAACCTGCCCGGGTCGGTCCCGCTGGAGCGTACGACCCTGCCGCGGGCCTGCTGCCTGGTGTTCGGCTCCGAAGGGGCGGGGCTGACCGACGACATGGTGGCTGCCTGCCAGCAGCTGGTCGCCATCACCCAACATGGGTCGACCCGGTCGATCAACGCCGGGGCCGCCGCGGCGATCACCATGTACCACTGGGCGCTGCGCTGGGCCGGGACCGCGGGTGCAGCGACCGAGATCGGCGGGACCGCGGGTGCAAGCGCCGGGACCGGAGGCTCGGCGGCCGGGACCCCGGACGGATTTGAGTGCGTATTCAACGAGGAACCCCCATCCGTTCCGCCTGCTGGTCCCGTAGGATCCCAAGGGGGCCGGCCGTGGGGCGCGACCGGGTTGGACGCGAATCGACCGCCATCAGGAAGGTGACCCGTGGACCCATCGGCGACGACGCCCGGTGATCTCTTGGCCAAGCTCTCGACCGACCAGGAGGGCGGGACCGCCACCAAGCGAGTCCGTGTGCGCCGGAGGCTCGAGGATCTGATCGACACCGGGCTCAAACCGGGTGACGCCATTCCTTCCGAACGCGCGCTGGTGGCCGCCCTCGGGGTGAGTCGGGTGACCGTACGCCAGGCGATCGCCGATCTGGTCGAGGTCGGTCGACTCGAACGGGTGCACGGCAAGGGGACGTACGTCACCGGTCCTCAGGTCGACTCCCAACTGCACCTGACCTCGTTCTCCCGCGAGATGCGCGAGCGAGGCCTGCGTCCCGAGACCAAGGTGCTCGCGGCGAGCCAGGTGGCCGCCGACGCCGAGGTCGCCGAGAAGCTGCACGTGCCGGTCGGCCGACCGGTGGTCCGGGTCGAGCGACTGCGGCTCGCCGACGGCACACCGATGGCGCACGAGGTGGGCTACTACCCGTCCGCGCTGTTCCCGGGCCTGCTGGAACAGAAGCTCGACACGCTCTACGAGATCTTCGCCACGAAGTACGGCTTCGTGGTGTCGTCGGGCTACCAGACCGTACGCTCCGAGGCCGCCGACGCGATCCACGCCCACGTCCTCCAGATCCCGCGCAAGGCCCCGCTGCTGGTGCAGGAACGGGTGACGAAGAGCGGCGACACCACGATGGAGTTCGCCACGTCGTGGTATCGAGCCGACCGCTACCGGATCCACATGAAGATCACCCCGGCGGGCGCCAACGGGTCCTGAGCGCGGCGGACACGTCCGGGAGGACCTGTCCCGGGCGACTGGGCCCTGTCCGGGGCGGCTGCATCCTGGGAGGCGCCTGGCAGACTGGCCGCATGCGCCCCGCACCCGCCGAGAACCTGGAGGACTTCCTCCACGTGGCCTGGGACCCGCGGCCGGCCGAGACCCGCTGCGCGCTGACCCGGCGGCGGTTCATCGCGGCGGTCGGCGGCCTGGTCGTCACCCTGCTGGTGTGGGGCGGGTACTACGGCTGGACCCGCTACAACGGTGACACCTGGCAGGGCACCGGCCAATGGCCGGTCTCCGGCGTCGTGGTCGGGCTCGCGGTGGTCCTCGTGGTCGTACGTCTCGTGCTCTGGCGCCTGGCCGTACGCCACCGACGCCGAGTGGGCAAGGGCGAGGTGGTGACCGCCTCCTGGCCGGGCATCCAGATCGCCGGCCACTACTGGGACTGGGACCGGTTCGCCGCTGCCGGGACGGGCCGGGAGGGCCCGGCAGGCGTCGCAGCCGGTGGTGCCGGGGTGGCCGAGCCGGCTGTGGCTTCGGCCGCGGCGACGGCGACGGCGCCCGGCGTCCCCGAGGCCGTGGTCGCGACGGTCCCCGGGACCCGTGGCCGCGGCGACCGCTACGTCGTCACGACGCCGGAGGGCACCTGGGAGTGCGACATCGACGACCTCGCCGTCAGCCCGGCCGCCCTGGACCAGGCGCTGCGGCTCTACTCCCGGGGCCGCTGTCGCGTGGACCTCTCCGGCATCGCGCACTGAGGCGGCATCGCTGGGTCGCTTTCCTGCTGAGGTGCCATCGTGCTGGCGCGGCCTTGCGTGCTGGGTCGGCTTCCCGCGCTGAGCCGGCATCGCACACCGCGCCGTCGCGATCCACTCGGACGAACCACCGGGGGTCCCCGCGCCGCGGAAACGGCACACATTAGGCTTGCCTCGTGAGCACAACCACCGTCGATACCGCCGATGGAGTCCGGATCGCGGACGGTGGGGAGCAGACGCCGGTGACCGGTCCGGGGCCCCGAGGGTGACGGTCGGCACGATGAGAGAGAAGAGAGCACATGCCCATCGCAACTCCTGAGGTCTACGCCGACATGCTGGACCGGGCCAAGGCGAACGGCTTCGCCTACCCGGCCATCAACGTCACCTCGTCGCAGACCCTGACCGCTGCGCTGCGCGGATTCGCCGAGGCGGAGTCCGACGGCATCGTCCAGATCTCCACCGGTGGTGCGGAGTACCTCTCCGGCTCCACCGTGAAGGACAAGGTCACCGGTGCGGTGGCCCTCGCCGAGTTCGCCCACGTCGTGGCCAAGAACTACCCGATCAACGTGGCCCTGCACACCGACCACTGCCAGAAGGACAAGCTCGACTCCTACGTACGTCCGCTGATCGCCGTCTCCCAGGAGCGGGTCGATGCGGGCAAGGAGCCGCTCTTCCAGTCGCACATGTGGGACGGTTCGGCCGTTCCGCTGGGCGAGAACCTGGAGATCGCCCAGGAGCTGCTCGCCAAGGCTGTCGCCGCCCGGATCATCCTCGAGGTCGAGATCGGCGTCGTCGGTGGCGAGGAGGACGGTGTCGTCGGCGAGATCAACGACAAGCTCTACACCACCCCCGAGGACGCCCTGGCGACCGTCGAGGCTCTCGGCCTCGGTGACAAGGGCCGCTACCTGACCGCGCTGACCTTCGGCAACGTGCACGGCGTCTACAAGCCGGGCAACGTCAAGCTGCGCCCGGAGATCCTCAAGCAGTGCCAGGACGCCATCCAGGCCAAGTACGGCACCGAGAAGGGCCTCGACCTGGTCTTCCACGGTGGCTCCGGCTCGCTGCCGCAGGAGATCGCCGACGCCGTCTCGTACGGCGTGGTGAAGATGAACGTCGACACCGACACCCAGTACGCCTTCACCCGCCCGGTCGTGGAGCACATGTTCCGCAACTACGACGGTGTGCTGAAGATCGACGGCGAGGTCGGCAACAAGAAGCAGTACGACCCCCGCACCTGGGGCAAGGCCGCCGAGGCCGGCATGGCTGCCCGCGTCGTCGAGGCCTGCCAGAACCTGAACGCGGTCGGCACCCACAAGTGACCGTCGTTGCCACCCCGCACTGACGGGGCGGCTCGCCGGGCACACCTGAGGGGCGCTCGTCCACCGGGGCTCCGGACCATCGGTCCGGAGCCCCGGTGGCGTTTCCGGGGGGTGTGCCCGACGCCAGGCAGACAGCGGAGGATCCCCCGCTGAGTCGATAATGGTTAGGCTAATGACATGAGCGAGACCCACCACAACCTGCTGGCCGATGATGCTCCGGTGACGCGGCTGCCGACGGACCCGGCAGTCGCCGAACTCGCCGATCACGGTCGAGAGCGGTTCCTTGACATTGTGTGCGCCTACCCGCAGTCCAGTCTGTGCTGGGCGCTGTTGGCCGAGGGTTCGCTCAACATGGGCTCGCAGGACGGGGACGTCGCTGCGTACGCCTATGCGCGGACCGGTTACCACCGCGGCCTGGACCTGCTGCGTCGCAACGGCTGGAAGGGTGCCGGCGCGGTGCCGTGGGAGCACGAACCCAACCGAGGCTTCCTCAAGGCGCTGTGGGCGCTGGCGGTCGCTGCGCACCGGATCGGCGAGGACGACGAGTTCCAGCGCTGTGCCCAGTTCCTCCGCGACTGCTCGCAGGCCGGCTACGACGTCCTCACCGCTGAGCGGCCGGTCGACCGCGGCACCGGCAACGAGGGTGTCGGTGACGGCACCGACGAGCAGATGGACGAGGTGGTCGAGGAGGCCGGCGAGCGGCAGACCGGCTCCCCGATGTCCGGGCCGAACCGCGACGAGCGCGAGGCCTGGGCCGCCGAGGAGGACGAGCCCTCCGACCGGGTGCTGGACAGCCCGTACGCCGGCTGAACCCGTACGTCGGCTGAAAACACTGCGGGCGGCGGGGCCCTCGAGAACCGGTGGCGGCCCCGCGCGCCTGTCCGGCCCGTGTCCCGCCGGGCCGCTGTCGGTGCCGGTCGGTAGAGTGAGCGGGTCGGCCCGGCGAACGTGGGCCGTCCCGGGAACGACGACGTCGTACGACCCGGTCGAAGGGACCCGCGCCGCGGCGCGGGGACGTCGCATGTCGGGGAGAGGTGGCACGTCGTGTCCGGAATCATCGTGATCGGCACCCAGTGGGGTGATGAGGGCAAGGGCAAGGCGACCGACCAGCTCGGCGATTCGGTCGACTACGTCGTCCGCTACTCCGGCGGCAACAACGCCGGTCACACCGTCGTGGTGAACGGCGAGTCCTTCGCCATGCACCTGCTGCCGTCCGGCATCCTCAACGAGAACGCGATCCCCTGCATCGCCAACGGCGTCGTGGTCGACCTGGCGGTCCTGTTCCAGGAGATCGACGACCTCGCCGCCCGTGGGGTGGACACCGACCGCCTGCTCATCTCGCCCAACGCGCACCTGATCACCCCGTACCACCAGACGATGGACAAGGTGACCGAACGCTTCCTCGGCAAGCGGAAGATCGGCACCACCGGCCGCGGCATCGGCCCGGCGTACGCGGACAAGGTCAACCGGCTCGGCCTGCGCGTCCAGGACCTCTTCGACGCGTCGATCCTGCACCAGAAGGTGGAGGCCGCGCTGGCCCAGAAGAACCAGCTGCTGGTCAAGATGTACAACCGCCGCGAGGTGGACGCCGAACAGATCACCGAGGGCCTGCTGGAGTACGCCGAGCGCGTCCGCCCGCACGTCGCCGACGTCGCCCGCGTCCTCAACGGTGCGCTGGACGAGGGCAAGACCGTGCTGTTCGAGGGGGCCCAGGCGCACCACCTCGACGTGGACCACGGCACCTACCCGTACGTCACCTCCTCCAACCCCACCGCCGGCGGTGCGCTGACCGGCTCCGGGGTCGGCCCGACCCGGATCGAGCGGGTGATCGGCATCGCCAAGGCCTACACCACCCGGGTGGGCGAGGGGCCGTTCCCGACCGAGCTGTTCGACCAGGACGGCGACAAGCTGCGCGAGATCGGCCACGAGTACGGCGTCACCACCGGGCGGAAGCGCCGCTGCGGCTGGTTCGACGCGCTCGTCGTCGAGGCCGCGGCGACCTACAACGGGGCCACCGACATCTTCCTCACCAAGCTCGACGTGCTCTCCGGCTGGGACAGGATCCCGGTCTGCGTGGCGTACGACATCAACGGTGAGCGGGTCGAGACGCTGCCGGCGAACCAGACCGACTTCCACCACGCGAAGCCGGTCTACGAGTTCCTCGACGGCTGGAGCGAGGACATCAGCGGCTGCCGTACGTTCGAGGACCTGCCGGTCAACGCGCAGCGCTACGTCCACCGCCTCGAGGAGCTCGTCCGGTGCCGGATCTCCGGCATCGGCGTCGGCCCGGGGCGCGAGCAGGTCGTGATGATCCACGATCTGGTCGGTCCGGTCGTTGGCTGAGCCGGGCGTGCTCCCCGAGGCGCCGTTCCCGCTGGATTCCTCCGCGGATCTGGCGGCGGACCTGGACGAGGCGGGCTTCCTCGAGCCCTCGGAGCTCTACCCGCGCGCCGATGTCCCGACGACCGTCGTGCTGGCGTTCCTCCCGCAGACCGTTCAGGAGATCGGCGAGCGGGAGGGGTCGCGGCTGAGCCGTACGATCAGCGACGTCCTCGAGCCGCGCCCACTGCATGAGCGCGAGCATCGGGGCGTACGGGTCGGCTGGTGCTATCCGTCGATGGGCGCGCCGCACACGGCGATGGTGATGGAGGAACTCATCGCCCTCGGCGTCCGCCGGTTCGTCGCGGTGGGCTCGGCCGGCGTGCTGCGCTCCGAACTGGTGATGGGGCATCCCTTCGTCGTCACCAGTGCGCTGCGCGACGAGGGGACGAGCAGCCAGTACCTGCTGCCGTCGCCGGTGGTCGAGGCGGACCCGGTCGGCGTCCGGGCCTGCCGGGAGGCCCTGGTCGAGGCCGGGGTGGGCTTCTCGGCCGGACGGACCTGGACCACCGACGCTATTTACCGGGAGACGCGCGGTCGGGTGCAGCGTCGGATGGACCAGGGCTGCGCCGTGGTGGAGATGGAGGCCGCGGCGATGATGGCGGTGGCCCGTTACCGGCAGGTCCGTCTCGGCCAGATCCTCTTCGGTGCGGACTCGTTGGCCGGGGAGGCCTGGGACTCCCGGGCCTGGCCGACCGCGGCGGCGGTCCACGAGGCGATGTTCTGGTGGGCGATGGATGCGGCCGTACGGTTGGCGGAGCTGGACGGCGGCGCCCAACGGTCCTGAGCGACGGATGAGGAAACGTGAAAAGTTTCTGTGAAGATCCTGTGCATCCTGGCTGAAATGTGCCGGTTGGGTGGCCCGCGGTCGGGTC
Encoded proteins:
- a CDS encoding LemA family protein, which translates into the protein MNGLIIFLILLVLVVIGVVGWTIGAYNGLVRLRNRVQESWRQIDVELNRRYELIPNLVETVRGYASHERGTLEDIVRLRNQAASLAAQGGATPSARRAEVEEQLSGAISGLMVSVEAYPNLKANTNFLELQRALAETEDRIAAGRRYYNANVREYNTKIESFPTNMIAGNFHFEKAAYFEVNETARTSPDVNFGDIGSRGQGAPQALPQQQSGTPAMPTGWGQGEGQQQYQPQPGQGQQGQGQPGPQGQPGPQWPQNPQQ
- a CDS encoding GntR family transcriptional regulator; translated protein: MDPSATTPGDLLAKLSTDQEGGTATKRVRVRRRLEDLIDTGLKPGDAIPSERALVAALGVSRVTVRQAIADLVEVGRLERVHGKGTYVTGPQVDSQLHLTSFSREMRERGLRPETKVLAASQVAADAEVAEKLHVPVGRPVVRVERLRLADGTPMAHEVGYYPSALFPGLLEQKLDTLYEIFATKYGFVVSSGYQTVRSEAADAIHAHVLQIPRKAPLLVQERVTKSGDTTMEFATSWYRADRYRIHMKITPAGANGS
- the fbaA gene encoding class II fructose-bisphosphate aldolase gives rise to the protein MPIATPEVYADMLDRAKANGFAYPAINVTSSQTLTAALRGFAEAESDGIVQISTGGAEYLSGSTVKDKVTGAVALAEFAHVVAKNYPINVALHTDHCQKDKLDSYVRPLIAVSQERVDAGKEPLFQSHMWDGSAVPLGENLEIAQELLAKAVAARIILEVEIGVVGGEEDGVVGEINDKLYTTPEDALATVEALGLGDKGRYLTALTFGNVHGVYKPGNVKLRPEILKQCQDAIQAKYGTEKGLDLVFHGGSGSLPQEIADAVSYGVVKMNVDTDTQYAFTRPVVEHMFRNYDGVLKIDGEVGNKKQYDPRTWGKAAEAGMAARVVEACQNLNAVGTHK
- a CDS encoding DUF3151 domain-containing protein → MSETHHNLLADDAPVTRLPTDPAVAELADHGRERFLDIVCAYPQSSLCWALLAEGSLNMGSQDGDVAAYAYARTGYHRGLDLLRRNGWKGAGAVPWEHEPNRGFLKALWALAVAAHRIGEDDEFQRCAQFLRDCSQAGYDVLTAERPVDRGTGNEGVGDGTDEQMDEVVEEAGERQTGSPMSGPNRDEREAWAAEEDEPSDRVLDSPYAG
- a CDS encoding adenylosuccinate synthase, whose product is MSGIIVIGTQWGDEGKGKATDQLGDSVDYVVRYSGGNNAGHTVVVNGESFAMHLLPSGILNENAIPCIANGVVVDLAVLFQEIDDLAARGVDTDRLLISPNAHLITPYHQTMDKVTERFLGKRKIGTTGRGIGPAYADKVNRLGLRVQDLFDASILHQKVEAALAQKNQLLVKMYNRREVDAEQITEGLLEYAERVRPHVADVARVLNGALDEGKTVLFEGAQAHHLDVDHGTYPYVTSSNPTAGGALTGSGVGPTRIERVIGIAKAYTTRVGEGPFPTELFDQDGDKLREIGHEYGVTTGRKRRCGWFDALVVEAAATYNGATDIFLTKLDVLSGWDRIPVCVAYDINGERVETLPANQTDFHHAKPVYEFLDGWSEDISGCRTFEDLPVNAQRYVHRLEELVRCRISGIGVGPGREQVVMIHDLVGPVVG
- a CDS encoding nucleoside phosphorylase, giving the protein MAEPGVLPEAPFPLDSSADLAADLDEAGFLEPSELYPRADVPTTVVLAFLPQTVQEIGEREGSRLSRTISDVLEPRPLHEREHRGVRVGWCYPSMGAPHTAMVMEELIALGVRRFVAVGSAGVLRSELVMGHPFVVTSALRDEGTSSQYLLPSPVVEADPVGVRACREALVEAGVGFSAGRTWTTDAIYRETRGRVQRRMDQGCAVVEMEAAAMMAVARYRQVRLGQILFGADSLAGEAWDSRAWPTAAAVHEAMFWWAMDAAVRLAELDGGAQRS